One genomic region from Dehalobacter restrictus DSM 9455 encodes:
- the mreD gene encoding rod shape-determining protein MreD yields the protein MKRFIVMLLILIVCLILPGTIFHYWSWAGIKPDLAMLWVIYIALHHRPAQGIVYGFVIGLIVDFYLGRYIGLYAIILAVVALLISMLQQRWYRENIPLTMVLVFIVTVLGQTLMALIATTAGLNWYLGDAVKVILGISFYNCLLVPLTYPFIHKSFTEGILQPKKKIEQQL from the coding sequence ATGAAACGTTTTATCGTAATGTTACTGATTCTTATTGTCTGTCTCATCCTCCCGGGGACGATCTTCCATTATTGGTCATGGGCCGGCATAAAACCTGATTTGGCCATGCTCTGGGTTATTTATATCGCTCTGCATCACCGGCCGGCTCAGGGAATTGTGTATGGGTTTGTGATCGGCCTGATTGTGGATTTCTATCTCGGAAGGTATATCGGACTCTATGCGATCATTTTAGCTGTCGTTGCACTGCTGATCAGTATGCTTCAGCAGCGCTGGTACAGAGAAAACATTCCGCTTACCATGGTGCTCGTCTTTATCGTAACGGTTCTTGGGCAGACCCTGATGGCCTTGATTGCAACCACCGCTGGACTTAACTGGTACCTCGGGGATGCCGTAAAGGTCATTCTGGGCATTTCTTTCTACAACTGCCTATTGGTTCCGCTTACCTATCCCTTCATCCACAAGTCTTTTACAGAAGGAATTTTGCAACCTAAAAAGAAG
- the mreC gene encoding rod shape-determining protein MreC translates to MGKKINPMGIAVLVFAVLLITLTTIHLTGLGSQSPNPVGNAMQRVLSPIESAIWNLGDGIKDNFRAIFSFRTVKAENEELRKQVETLTGDNLQLKQQVLAALRYQELDAVFQSPSLESYEKIGATIINRNPSAWYQTVTVNKGSDHGVKVDDPVVANLGLVGKVISVTPKTSDVLLLLDGEGQVGAFARGNKGEAIFGIVKGTYKKNTRLNSSGELEMNFRQDDEVNAGDLVYTSGLGEVYPKDIPIGVVTEIKIDAKGLLKVAAIEPIVDFDSLEEVYVVSIPEDSR, encoded by the coding sequence GTGGGGAAAAAAATAAATCCCATGGGTATAGCCGTTCTCGTTTTTGCTGTTCTGCTGATCACTTTGACGACGATCCATTTGACCGGACTCGGCAGTCAGTCTCCGAACCCTGTCGGGAACGCCATGCAAAGAGTACTTTCACCGATAGAAAGTGCGATTTGGAATCTGGGAGATGGGATTAAAGATAATTTTCGGGCGATTTTCAGTTTTCGGACTGTCAAAGCAGAAAATGAGGAACTTCGTAAACAGGTAGAAACGCTCACGGGAGACAATCTTCAGCTCAAACAACAGGTACTGGCTGCCCTGCGCTATCAGGAACTTGATGCTGTTTTTCAAAGTCCCTCGCTGGAGAGCTATGAGAAAATTGGTGCCACCATTATAAATCGTAATCCTTCAGCCTGGTATCAGACAGTCACCGTCAATAAAGGCAGTGATCACGGCGTAAAAGTGGATGATCCTGTTGTTGCCAATCTGGGTCTGGTCGGGAAGGTCATTTCTGTCACCCCGAAGACCTCGGATGTTTTACTGCTACTCGACGGAGAGGGACAGGTTGGCGCCTTTGCCAGGGGTAATAAAGGTGAGGCAATTTTTGGGATTGTCAAAGGTACGTATAAGAAAAACACCAGGCTGAATTCCTCAGGAGAACTCGAAATGAATTTCCGGCAGGACGATGAAGTCAATGCAGGAGATTTGGTATATACTTCGGGTTTAGGAGAGGTCTATCCCAAGGACATTCCGATTGGTGTTGTTACCGAGATTAAAATTGATGCGAAAGGCTTGCTGAAAGTAGCCGCGATCGAACCCATTGTTGATTTTGATTCTCTGGAGGAAGTCTATGTAGTGAGCATTCCGGAGGACAGTCGATGA
- a CDS encoding rod shape-determining protein yields MVFSKDLGIDLGTANTLVHMKGKGIIVREPSVVAMDIEKNEPLAVGDRAKEMIGRTPGNIVAIRPLKDGVISDFNVTQKMLKYFINRALGSKFLFARPRVVICVPSGVTAVEKRAVKEAALAAGAKDPIIMEEPMAAAIGAGLPVSDPTGNMIVDIGGGTTEVAVISMGGIVTAGSIRVAGDEMDDAIIAYIKKTYNLSVGYQSAENIKMEIGAAYMPEKGLTYAIKGRDLLTGLPKNVEITSEEIVEALNEPVNAIVDAVKNCLEKTPPELAADIMDRGIIMAGGGSLLRNLDRLIADQTGIPVHLAEDPLSCVALGTGKVLENEEILRRIAAMQKN; encoded by the coding sequence ATGGTTTTTTCCAAGGACCTCGGAATCGATCTGGGAACCGCCAATACCCTTGTACATATGAAAGGCAAAGGAATCATAGTACGGGAGCCTTCAGTGGTTGCTATGGATATAGAGAAGAACGAGCCTCTGGCGGTTGGAGACAGAGCCAAGGAGATGATCGGAAGAACTCCGGGAAATATTGTTGCAATCAGACCGTTGAAAGACGGCGTAATCTCGGATTTCAATGTTACTCAAAAAATGCTTAAATATTTTATCAACAGGGCTTTAGGATCAAAATTCTTATTTGCGCGGCCCCGGGTCGTCATTTGTGTGCCGTCCGGAGTTACCGCAGTTGAAAAAAGAGCTGTCAAGGAAGCAGCTCTTGCAGCCGGAGCAAAAGATCCGATTATTATGGAAGAGCCGATGGCTGCCGCCATCGGAGCAGGTCTGCCCGTGAGCGATCCTACCGGGAATATGATTGTCGATATCGGCGGAGGCACAACTGAAGTCGCCGTGATCTCGATGGGAGGCATCGTTACAGCCGGCTCGATCCGGGTAGCCGGAGATGAGATGGATGATGCCATTATTGCGTATATCAAGAAAACTTATAACCTCTCCGTCGGTTATCAGTCGGCTGAGAATATCAAAATGGAGATCGGAGCGGCCTATATGCCGGAAAAAGGTTTGACGTATGCCATCAAAGGACGCGATCTCCTGACAGGTCTCCCCAAGAACGTTGAGATTACTTCCGAAGAAATTGTTGAAGCCTTAAATGAGCCGGTAAATGCTATCGTTGATGCGGTAAAGAACTGCCTTGAGAAAACGCCTCCGGAACTGGCGGCAGATATCATGGACAGAGGCATTATTATGGCGGGAGGCGGATCACTGTTAAGAAATCTGGACAGGCTAATTGCCGATCAGACAGGGATACCCGTCCACCTTGCTGAGGACCCGCTTTCCTGTGTTGCACTGGGTACCGGTAAAGTGCTTGAGAATGAGGAAATTCTAAGAAGGATTGCCGCTATGCAGAAGAATTAA
- the radC gene encoding RadC family protein: MNYRRLKDLPEDLKPRERLHQHGPENLSTKEILAILLRTGSRGENVLELSERILTETGGLTGLARLSVDELKQVHGIGPAKAAQVKAALEIGKRSVCTDPMSRPVINTPSDAADLVMEEMRKLDREHFRIIHLSTRNNVLGISPVSVGSLNSSIVHPRECFKDAIRRNTNTIILLHNHPSGDPSPSREDLDITKRLVEGGKILGIEVLDHIIIGDKKYVSLKEQGII; the protein is encoded by the coding sequence ATGAATTACCGCCGGCTAAAGGACTTGCCTGAAGATTTAAAACCAAGGGAACGTCTTCATCAGCATGGTCCGGAAAACCTGTCCACCAAAGAAATACTGGCGATACTGCTGAGGACCGGTTCAAGAGGGGAAAATGTCCTGGAACTATCCGAACGAATCTTGACGGAAACGGGCGGACTGACTGGCCTGGCCAGATTATCCGTTGATGAATTAAAACAGGTTCACGGCATAGGACCGGCCAAAGCGGCTCAAGTCAAGGCAGCCTTGGAAATCGGCAAACGGAGTGTCTGCACTGATCCTATGTCACGCCCGGTGATCAACACGCCATCAGACGCGGCTGATCTGGTCATGGAGGAGATGCGGAAGCTCGACCGGGAACACTTCAGGATCATACACTTAAGCACTCGAAACAATGTACTGGGTATAAGTCCTGTATCGGTCGGGTCTCTCAATTCATCCATTGTGCATCCCAGGGAGTGTTTTAAGGATGCCATTCGGCGTAACACGAATACTATTATTTTGCTGCATAATCATCCGAGCGGCGATCCTTCGCCCAGCAGGGAAGACCTTGATATTACCAAAAGGCTTGTGGAAGGCGGAAAAATATTAGGGATTGAGGTATTGGATCATATCATCATTGGGGATAAAAAGTATGTCAGCCTGAAAGAACAGGGGATCATCTAG
- a CDS encoding Maf family protein, which yields MMLILASASPRRRELLEEWGYDFRLVSAPVDEYLPPDVWPETGVQDLARRKALSGFEAWLDLSGSADDLVLGADTIVVLDHIVLGKPADEEEAERMLLNLSGKTHRVMTAIALAAMDKVRQQISVETAVEITTVSFRELKVQEIKDYITTGEPMDKAAAYGIQGGAAGFVTAVSGSWSNVVGLPMELLVRKLGDKGISPKK from the coding sequence ATGATGTTGATTTTGGCTTCGGCTTCGCCGCGAAGGCGTGAGCTTCTGGAGGAATGGGGATATGACTTCAGACTTGTCAGCGCTCCGGTCGACGAATATCTTCCGCCAGATGTTTGGCCTGAGACAGGCGTACAGGATCTTGCCAGACGCAAGGCGCTTTCCGGATTTGAAGCGTGGCTTGATTTAAGTGGTTCGGCTGATGATTTGGTTTTAGGCGCCGATACCATTGTGGTGCTGGACCATATTGTGCTCGGAAAGCCTGCTGACGAGGAGGAAGCGGAACGAATGCTTCTTAACTTAAGCGGAAAAACCCACCGGGTAATGACCGCGATTGCGTTAGCCGCAATGGACAAGGTTCGTCAGCAGATCAGCGTGGAGACTGCTGTTGAGATTACAACTGTGTCTTTTCGGGAGCTGAAGGTTCAGGAAATCAAGGATTATATTACGACAGGGGAACCGATGGATAAAGCAGCCGCTTACGGGATTCAGGGCGGAGCTGCCGGGTTTGTGACAGCAGTTAGCGGTTCCTGGTCGAATGTGGTCGGACTGCCGATGGAGCTTCTGGTGCGAAAGCTTGGGGATAAGGGGATTTCCCCTAAAAAATAA
- the cimA gene encoding citramalate synthase, which translates to MADKRISIYDTTLRDGAQGEGVHFSAKDKLFYMQKMIEAGIDYVEAGWPGANPKDDEFYRTMSSWADSAENQDWRLRTRVVAFGSTCRVGESPEKSDSLNGLIASGANTLTIFGKTWKLHVETVLRTSPQENLRIIRESVEYLVKAGKEVFFDAEHYFDGWQDDPAFALSCLEAAMLGGAKGLVLCDTNGGTYTREITNGVQIVRQELSPAILGIHTHNDGGLAVVNTLAAVEAGVDQIQGTWNGFGERCGNANLSTLIPWLQLKLGYQLLEPEVLHNISYLSRYVAELANYPFDEKQPFVGRSAFAHKAGMHVDAVMKNNRTFEHIDPASVGNERRVLISDQSGKANLCLKMRRFKPEIEKDDPLVELAMERIKNAENEGFQYETAEGSLDLLLLEILGKYEQPFTLEDYHVWSDPLRGELDSVAVVKVQVGDKQVHIAAEGDGPVHALDQALRSTLGAFFPAIEESELTDYKVRVLDGSRGTGSVVRVVVETKHGVNTWGTIGVSSNIIKASAKALLDALYLVILSSQGKA; encoded by the coding sequence ATGGCAGACAAGCGTATTTCAATTTACGACACGACGCTGAGGGACGGAGCTCAGGGAGAAGGCGTCCACTTCTCAGCCAAAGATAAGCTTTTCTATATGCAGAAAATGATTGAAGCCGGCATCGACTATGTGGAAGCCGGCTGGCCGGGTGCGAATCCCAAAGATGATGAGTTTTACCGTACGATGTCCTCCTGGGCGGATTCTGCCGAAAATCAGGACTGGCGTTTGCGGACGAGGGTCGTTGCATTCGGCAGTACCTGCAGAGTCGGCGAATCTCCGGAAAAAAGTGATTCATTGAACGGACTGATTGCTTCAGGAGCGAATACCTTGACGATTTTTGGGAAGACATGGAAACTTCATGTTGAAACGGTCTTAAGAACAAGCCCACAGGAAAACTTAAGAATCATCAGAGAATCTGTTGAATATCTTGTGAAAGCCGGTAAGGAAGTCTTCTTTGATGCAGAACACTATTTTGACGGTTGGCAGGACGACCCTGCGTTTGCGTTAAGCTGTCTGGAAGCCGCCATGCTTGGTGGAGCGAAAGGACTTGTTCTCTGCGACACGAATGGCGGTACCTATACCAGGGAGATCACGAACGGGGTGCAGATCGTCAGGCAGGAGCTTTCCCCTGCCATACTTGGTATTCATACTCACAATGATGGAGGGCTGGCTGTCGTAAATACGCTGGCGGCTGTTGAGGCAGGAGTGGATCAGATCCAGGGAACCTGGAACGGTTTTGGGGAACGCTGCGGCAATGCGAATTTAAGCACACTGATACCCTGGCTGCAGCTGAAATTAGGTTATCAACTGCTTGAACCTGAGGTTCTGCACAATATTTCTTATTTAAGCAGGTATGTGGCGGAACTCGCCAATTATCCGTTTGATGAGAAACAGCCGTTTGTGGGCAGAAGCGCTTTTGCCCATAAAGCGGGTATGCATGTCGATGCGGTCATGAAGAATAACAGAACCTTTGAGCACATTGACCCTGCTTCGGTCGGGAATGAACGCCGGGTTCTGATCTCCGATCAATCCGGAAAAGCAAATTTGTGCTTGAAAATGCGCCGGTTCAAACCTGAGATTGAAAAAGATGATCCGCTCGTGGAACTGGCGATGGAAAGAATTAAGAATGCCGAAAACGAGGGATTCCAGTATGAGACGGCAGAGGGAAGCCTGGATCTGCTATTATTGGAGATCCTCGGCAAATACGAACAGCCGTTTACACTCGAAGATTATCACGTTTGGAGTGATCCGCTGCGCGGTGAGCTTGACTCTGTCGCGGTTGTGAAAGTGCAGGTCGGAGACAAGCAGGTTCATATTGCAGCCGAGGGAGACGGGCCGGTTCATGCGCTTGACCAAGCTCTCAGAAGCACTTTGGGTGCCTTTTTCCCGGCTATTGAAGAGAGTGAGCTGACAGACTATAAAGTTAGGGTTCTTGACGGTTCCCGGGGCACAGGTTCAGTTGTCCGGGTTGTGGTTGAAACAAAGCATGGCGTCAATACCTGGGGAACGATCGGGGTATCCAGCAATATTATTAAGGCCAGCGCCAAAGCATTGCTTGATGCGCTCTATCTGGTTATCTTGAGCTCTCAGGGCAAGGCATAG
- a CDS encoding redox-sensing transcriptional repressor Rex produces the protein MKTLKIPEATIIRLSVYSRYLTEIDRKGIITISSGDIAEGVGVSPAQVRKDLAYFGEFGIRGVGYNVKDLHKNILRIMGLSNEWSVCLVGLGNLGLALSTYKGFKERGFSIINIFDNDPQKTGMKINDIEVLPIETMEEVVAQNQIQIGAITVPASAAQEIADKLIKGGVQAILNFAPVVLNVPPTVELRNVDLSVNLEVLTFNLGGKMA, from the coding sequence TTGAAAACCTTGAAAATTCCTGAAGCAACGATTATACGGCTTTCCGTATATTCTCGTTATTTGACAGAGATAGACCGCAAAGGAATCATAACGATTTCTTCAGGTGATATTGCTGAAGGAGTAGGCGTAAGTCCTGCTCAGGTTCGTAAAGACCTTGCTTATTTTGGGGAGTTTGGGATTCGCGGAGTAGGTTACAATGTCAAAGACTTGCATAAAAATATTCTTCGGATCATGGGTCTCAGCAATGAGTGGAGCGTCTGCCTCGTAGGACTGGGCAACCTCGGACTGGCCCTGAGTACGTATAAGGGTTTTAAAGAACGCGGATTTTCAATCATCAATATTTTTGACAACGATCCCCAAAAAACTGGGATGAAGATTAACGATATCGAAGTATTGCCGATTGAAACGATGGAAGAAGTCGTCGCCCAAAACCAGATCCAGATCGGAGCAATAACTGTCCCGGCATCTGCAGCCCAGGAAATTGCCGATAAACTTATTAAAGGCGGAGTCCAGGCCATTTTGAATTTTGCACCTGTCGTTTTAAATGTTCCTCCCACTGTAGAACTCAGAAATGTGGATTTGTCTGTAAACCTTGAAGTGCTGACATTCAATCTGGGCGGAAAAATGGCTTAG
- a CDS encoding SPOR domain-containing protein, translating into MGKKFRSGVLISIIMVILGLSAVGWFVWYTGKMFVGLVSSQTVVTSENLPETNSEILNLTEIKIWTCQIGVYKDKENAEVLLQNLHNKGWQAVIISKEPYQVAVGAFGSNEEALFCYQGLLENGIDSWVREVTYPALHYKVSGSETETVLEILELANSLCAGLGQGIDQTDATERIQDIKDSDYPEDFRHLQDNLSALNASLDGQGDFQYKYNQQLLQVFAEYKWVTYKYFEQNP; encoded by the coding sequence ATGGGAAAAAAATTTAGATCAGGTGTTTTGATTTCAATTATAATGGTAATACTAGGATTATCCGCTGTCGGCTGGTTTGTATGGTATACTGGAAAAATGTTTGTCGGGCTGGTTTCCTCACAGACCGTCGTTACCTCAGAAAACCTGCCAGAAACAAACAGCGAGATTCTCAATTTGACGGAAATCAAAATTTGGACCTGTCAAATCGGTGTTTATAAGGATAAAGAAAATGCCGAAGTATTGCTGCAGAATTTGCATAACAAGGGCTGGCAGGCCGTGATCATCAGTAAGGAGCCTTATCAGGTTGCGGTGGGTGCCTTTGGCTCCAATGAAGAGGCGCTTTTTTGTTACCAGGGCTTATTGGAAAACGGTATTGATTCATGGGTCAGGGAAGTGACGTATCCTGCTTTGCACTATAAGGTCAGCGGCAGCGAAACGGAAACGGTTCTGGAAATCCTCGAGCTGGCGAATTCATTATGTGCAGGTCTTGGACAAGGCATTGATCAAACCGATGCCACAGAGAGAATTCAGGATATTAAAGACAGCGATTATCCGGAAGATTTCAGGCATTTGCAGGATAATTTGAGCGCCCTTAATGCCTCCCTGGATGGTCAGGGGGATTTTCAATATAAGTATAATCAGCAGCTTCTTCAAGTCTTTGCTGAGTATAAATGGGTTACTTACAAGTATTTTGAACAAAATCCCTGA
- a CDS encoding diguanylate cyclase, whose protein sequence is MEEYLILAVDDQDFNLIFLKKTLAEYQFLSARNGRQALELLRKYSPDLILLDIVMPEMDGYEVLRQLKYDERTRNIPVIFLTSLDSIEDEEKGFNLGAVDYITKPFKPTIIQARVKNTLRFIHQQKLLERMSHLDGLTEIPNRRFFEEKLAAEFGFAATNKRPLSLIMIDVDFFKKFNDQHGHSKGDEALVKVAQIIRSCLNEPHEFLARYGGEEFVVILPDTDAAAGSEIAEKIRYHVSISQLFNNPAGSHAALTVSVGGYSMIPANYEYCHSILEKADACLYQAKKHGRNCVKWDYS, encoded by the coding sequence ATGGAAGAATATTTGATTCTTGCAGTGGATGATCAGGACTTTAATCTTATTTTTCTTAAAAAAACTTTAGCCGAATATCAGTTTCTTTCTGCCAGAAACGGCAGACAAGCCCTGGAATTGCTAAGAAAGTACTCTCCTGACCTGATCCTGCTGGATATCGTGATGCCGGAAATGGATGGTTATGAAGTTCTCAGACAGCTAAAATACGATGAACGGACCAGGAACATCCCCGTTATTTTCCTGACAAGCCTTGACTCCATTGAAGATGAAGAAAAAGGGTTTAATTTGGGTGCTGTAGATTATATCACCAAACCTTTTAAGCCAACAATCATTCAGGCCCGGGTCAAGAACACTTTACGGTTCATCCATCAGCAAAAACTCTTGGAAAGAATGTCTCACCTGGACGGTCTTACTGAGATCCCAAACCGGCGATTTTTTGAAGAAAAACTTGCTGCCGAATTTGGCTTTGCAGCCACCAACAAGCGTCCGCTTTCGCTGATCATGATTGATGTTGATTTCTTTAAGAAATTCAACGACCAGCATGGGCACTCCAAAGGCGATGAAGCGCTTGTTAAAGTTGCCCAGATCATCCGCTCATGCTTGAATGAACCTCACGAATTTCTGGCCAGGTATGGCGGAGAGGAATTTGTCGTGATTCTTCCGGATACGGATGCGGCTGCCGGAAGTGAAATTGCCGAAAAAATACGTTACCATGTCAGTATATCCCAACTGTTCAACAATCCCGCCGGCAGCCACGCTGCTCTGACCGTCAGTGTGGGCGGATACAGTATGATACCGGCCAATTACGAATACTGTCACAGCATATTGGAAAAAGCCGATGCCTGCTTGTACCAAGCCAAAAAACACGGCAGAAATTGCGTGAAGTGGGATTATTCCTGA
- a CDS encoding bifunctional folylpolyglutamate synthase/dihydrofolate synthase — MTEYEETLEYIKNLTKFGINLGLERIKALLDRLDHPEKKLKVIHIGGTNGKGSTTAMLQSIMKQAGYCAGMFTSPHLHDFRERITINGEMISPEAVVSGINKLKPHLEEMERLGIEHPTEFEVCTALALCYFAEKQPDLVLLEVGLGGEIDSTNVVTPLISVLTSIGMDHMDYLGDTLQAITGVKAGIIKDGVPVVTSSDKPEVLKVIEERAAQKGSRMIEVGRDVHWRHPGDGSQRFGYEGLYWSYPDLELALLGEHQFTNAAAALAVCEVLVGTYSLNISESAVREGLKAVRWPGRLELLLRNPRVLLDGAHNADGMMSLAKALQQYADGPLKRNRLLLCLGMLRDKEIEKAVEIIAPLADEIIVTKPDSPRAGDWEYVARIAEKYLVQENVSTVEDPAGAVRKGLERMKPGDLLCVTGSLYMISGVRKFLLDHYTHQE; from the coding sequence ATGACGGAATACGAAGAGACACTGGAATATATTAAGAACCTAACGAAGTTCGGCATTAACCTCGGACTGGAACGGATCAAGGCTTTGCTGGATCGTCTGGATCACCCGGAAAAGAAATTGAAAGTGATTCATATCGGCGGCACCAACGGGAAAGGATCGACGACGGCAATGCTTCAGTCAATTATGAAGCAGGCCGGTTATTGCGCGGGAATGTTTACATCCCCCCACCTTCATGATTTCCGGGAAAGAATCACGATAAACGGAGAGATGATCTCACCGGAAGCTGTGGTTTCAGGGATCAATAAGCTAAAACCCCATCTGGAGGAAATGGAGCGTCTCGGGATTGAACATCCGACCGAATTTGAAGTCTGTACGGCGCTGGCCCTGTGTTATTTTGCCGAAAAACAACCCGATCTGGTCCTTCTGGAGGTTGGTCTCGGCGGTGAAATTGATTCCACCAACGTCGTTACCCCTTTAATATCTGTGCTGACCAGTATTGGCATGGATCACATGGATTATCTTGGAGATACGCTTCAAGCAATTACTGGGGTAAAGGCCGGTATTATTAAGGATGGCGTTCCAGTGGTCACTTCCTCGGACAAGCCGGAAGTTTTGAAGGTTATCGAGGAACGAGCTGCCCAAAAAGGATCCAGGATGATTGAGGTAGGCCGCGATGTACATTGGCGGCACCCGGGTGATGGTTCGCAGCGTTTTGGCTATGAAGGCTTGTACTGGTCTTATCCGGATCTGGAGCTCGCGCTTCTTGGGGAACACCAGTTTACCAATGCAGCGGCTGCACTAGCTGTCTGTGAAGTATTGGTTGGAACGTATTCGCTGAATATATCTGAAAGTGCCGTCAGGGAAGGTCTCAAAGCAGTCCGCTGGCCGGGCAGGTTGGAACTTTTGCTGCGGAATCCGAGAGTTCTTCTGGACGGGGCACATAATGCCGATGGGATGATGTCTCTGGCTAAGGCGCTGCAGCAGTACGCCGACGGACCTTTGAAAAGAAACAGGCTGTTGCTTTGTCTTGGCATGCTCAGGGACAAAGAAATAGAAAAAGCCGTTGAGATTATCGCACCGCTGGCCGATGAAATCATCGTGACCAAGCCGGATTCCCCAAGGGCTGGTGACTGGGAGTATGTGGCCAGAATCGCGGAGAAGTATCTAGTGCAGGAAAACGTATCGACGGTTGAAGATCCTGCGGGAGCAGTAAGAAAAGGGCTTGAAAGAATGAAGCCGGGTGATTTGCTTTGTGTCACCGGCTCCTTGTACATGATCTCCGGGGTAAGAAAATTTTTACTGGATCATTATACGCATCAGGAATAA